AGAGACGCTGAGCGTCGAGAGTTGCCAGACGAGCTCTCAATTGTTGGGTGTCGTCGTGAAGGGCCCTCcgctgggcgtcgagctcAACGTACTGCAGCTCATAATCCCGAAGCTTTGAGGCATACTGCTCGTTAGTCTGCTCCAGTGCCTGGTTCCTTTTCAAGACCTTCTCGTATTCAATGAGGTCCCGCTGCATCTGCTCCTTCTCATACAGCAGGTTGTCCATCTCTTTGGATAAAGTGGACTGCGCCTCCAGCTTCTGCTTGTACCGCTCCACCATGTTGGCTTTGCGAGAAAGTTCTTCGTTCTTGAACCGCAGCTCCTtcacctcgtcgtccagggtCTCAAGTTTCTGGGTCTTTGCCTTGAGCGCCGAGACCTCGCTCGTCAGCCGCTCCTTGGTGATACGATCGTCTTCGGCCTGGGCCTCCTGGTTTGCAATGAGCTCATCCTGCTCGCGCAGCTTGAGCTCCAGCGACCTGATGACCTCCTTTCCCGCACCATCTTGGGCACTGTGGAACGCCTCCAGCTCCCTGCCCTTCCGTACAACCTCCTCTTTCAAGTCGTCGTAGCTCTCCTGCAGGTGACCCAAACGCGTTTCCATGTCTGCCAAAAGCTTTCCCTTCTTGTCAAGGTCGGAGCGGAGGCGGATGTTATCGGCTTCCATGGCGAGGTCTGCGTCATGGCTTTCATGGCCGGGCTCCGAAGCCTCCTCCAAGTCCTgagcctcggcctcgtcaatTGCCACCTTCATCTCTTGCGTAACCCGTTGCAACTGCATTAGGTTCGTCTTATCGGTTATGTCCTGGGTGATGCGCGTGACGTATCGTGCGTTGTTGCTGCCAAGCATCGCGATGGCGAACAGCACGGCGAGAAGCTAATAAGCACACACTGTTAGCAAGACTGATCGTTCACGACATTGAAGACAACGGCGGGTCTGGCCCGGGCGTCAGGGGCACGGGTGGGAGCATACCTTGCTGATGGCTTCAGGCTGCGCTTCTCTTGCCCTGGGGCGAATGTCGGCAAGCTTGGTCTGGCGGATGAGGCCGGGGCACTCGCGATAAACTAGCCTGGTGATGCCCTTGTAGACGTCATAAAGCTCGCCCTCGCTGGTATTGGAATCGAAAGAGGGATCCAGGTCCTGGAGGACCTGAGACAGGAGGTGGCCATCGAGAAAGTCTGATATTGAATCGGCCTTTTTATCGAGGGGAAATGTGTTTGCCTGTGAAGAATTGTTGTGTCAGCATAACATATCGTGACAGTGCAGCAGTCTGGAGCCGGGAAACTGGGGAAAAGGATATGACACAGGTCACGGGGAAATTAGGGATGCTGTCTGGAGGGAGGCTCGAAGATGCCTACTTACCCATTGCACCAGCGCGGCCTGCGCGCTCTCTGAATACGGCATGATGCCCCGTCTGCTGGGTCGCAGCGTTCGTGGTCTTTCGTGGGCGCGTCTTTGGTGAGTCGTGTGTTTGTTGGATGTTTCGAGGCCAATGTATCCTTGAGGCGTTGATGGTGGTTTGGGGAACCTGAACAGCACGTGGGAAAGTGAGCTGGTCTCTCATCCGGTCCCACTGTGTTTGGCGCCGCGTGGTGGTTCGTGGTTGTAATAGAAAGTCAAAGCGGTAGGGGGGGTTGTGGTTCCATGGGCCCGGGAAGCTCGCATCGCAAAAGGGGCCAGCAGATTTAGTGTtagggagggagggggagggataTTAAAGGTTCAAGTCGAGGTCGAGTCGGAAGGCCTTTCAGTTGGCCGAGGGAAGGGCGGTGAAAGGAATGCAGAACAGAGCCTTGTTCGCGCACAGTCGAAGACAAGGTCCGGAAATTCAAGGTGCATATTGATTCTTGAGTTGGTGCTTTGCCTGCCGTCCCGAACCTCCCAAAGACAGGTGCAGCATTGTTCACGGCCCCCGGGCTTTGTCTTTCTACCTTAGGTCGATACCAACTTAGGTAATCCACACTCAATCTTGCATGACCTGTCTTGAGCTCCTCCCTTATCGATTAGCATGAGGCCGCTAAAGGATATCCGTCTTAGCGCGCTGCAACGTGCAACAGGTACCGCCGATGTGGTGCATGTACTATGTATGTTTATCTCGTTCAGTCCTCCTGCAAGAGGGGGCTGGTGAGTGCAGTACATTGGTCTCCCACCGACCACCAAGAAGGATCATTCTATTAAGGTATCTCCCGCCCCCAAGTCCGAAACTCGAAAGTGACGCGAAGCGGGACGGAAGCCCAGGATGCTACAGTGGGGCAGCTGCCCTGATGTCCAGCCCAGCCCTGTAAGCAACCACTGACAGCACCTagtttccccctccccctctcccctctctctctattcTCGACTCCCGAGTCTCGAACCCCTGATGAGATCTCACCACGAATAATGCCCATATCCGTTGGTACCTTGAGATAGTCAAAACACAAGATGCAACGGCCTGTTGATCAAGAGCGTTTGGATTGCTGCCTTTCATACATAAGGTACACCGTAGATCCTGCCGGTTTTGCTTGTCTTCGACTTCTTCATGTCAGGATTACCCTCGACTAAAGGCTTGTTCCTTCGCGTGAATCATTTGCTTGATTGGGCTGCGCCCATAAGAGAACAATGCCGAGTCTTAGAGTCATAATATCAGTTGAAGACGTCCATGTTTCCTATCAGCAACACGGAACGTACCAAATAAAGCACCACCAGCCTTGTCCGCGAAGCACAGACGCGCCGTGGACATCATCCCCTATGGGTTTTGTCGCTCCCTTCGACTCCGGCTCTCCCCGTAGCCGCCAGAGCAACTCTCGGTATCCGAATCTGAGATGATCCTGACAGACTATACCAAGGGGATTGTCCGCGAACGCTTGGGAAGTGGTTTGGATGGTTGCCATATAGGGCTGCACCGGGCTGCTTTGTCCCTTTTCAACGGCCATGTACAGGATGTATGTGCCTGCACACTGGGTCCAGCGGATAACCCAAAACTGAAGGGTAAAGTCTCCAGCCCGCGCTTTGACTCGTCTGCGGCATGACCCATGAGCCGTCCTGCCCAGCGCAATTGGAGCGTTACGCGAACATTAGAAACACCGGTTTTCGTCCCGGTCAGAGCCGCCCCGGCTAATCGTGCATGATGCCGTATCGCTGCACTGCACAACGATCAAATATTGCAGCCGCAGGACGATGCTTTGGATTGTCCAGATGTGATTGCCGTTGTCCGGGAATGGTCATATCCTTCATCGAAAAAGGTGATGGAAGATCCCAGGCTTGCAGTGGAGAAGAGGCTAGAATACTCAAAAATCCGCTTTTGATCTGCATGTCTGCAGGCTGGCTGGCCTTCCTTCCACTCATGATTCCTCTCCACTCGTCAGGCATACAACGCCTGTGGATTGGTCCTAGGAATGTTAAATGTTCCAATGAGCCTCGGATATGTCATCGATGTCATCGTCTGCCGCACTCGGCTCTTGCCATTCAAATCAACAACCACCCTCCAGTAGCTACGAACCGCCATGCAGCCGGAACTTGGACAGCGACAGATCTCCATCAATCGAAGAAGTAGCAGTCCCAATCAATCAGCACAGCTCGGGCCATGGCGAATGCAAGTAAGATTTGATGCTGGTATTGTTTATTTAAATTGATTTGCGGCGTTGAGAAGGATTCGACCACTCGCGGTCAGAGCCATCTCGCGACCGTACATAAATTAGTGTCGTCGGACACACTGATCAACGGTCTTGAACTCCTGACTCCGTAGCGGTAAAACCGTCTATGTTGAAATTGGGTGAAATGAGCGCCTCCTTGCTTGTCCCTGCCAAAGTGTCTGAAAAAGGAGAGTGGGATATCGCTGTCCTCGTGACCTAGTCCAGCCAAAGTCCTTTTCACAAATTATAGTATCCTTCACTGATCGCATGTTTCGGAAGTCTTGCCGACGGATCTGGCGCATCTGGTCTGGTTGACAATGCCCCGTTTTACGAGCCGGTGACGGTGTGGTCTTCGTCGATTACGAGACCTTCACTGAAAGCCTGGACAGACTCGAGGACCTTGACGGGTGTGACACATGCGAATCCCCTGGCACCGTGTTAGCTTCTTTGATGTTATACCTGTCCTGCATGTTGGTGCTCTCTCACCTAATGAGGGAGTAGGTGTGGGTGATCTGGCCACCGGCGTCGATGACAGACtgcttggccttggcgatgaTATCGTCGCTGATGGAGTCGGACTGGGCCCAGATGATGACGGACTTCATCTGgtcaacggcgaggacgccggggacgacggtaagcgcggcgacgaggaacGCGGAGGGCCTCATAATGACGGGTCTGGAAAAGTTGGGCGTCTTTGACAACAAGGGCGGGTTTCAGGATCCTTTGCGGTCGCGAGCTTCGAATGCGACAGTGGGCAGCGTTTAGCGACGACGGTGTAGCGTTGGTACAATAACGTTCGATCACCGTCGAGGGTTCGGCAAAGACTAGGTAGATGTTGATGAATTCACCCAGGGATCCTATGGGGGAGTTCGCGGGTATTAAATCGTTCTTTGCTGGAGACTGaaaatgggttggtgaggaATGGGTGGATGTAAGGAGTAAGTTGCAGGTTGGACGGTAACGGACTATCTAACACCTTGGACCTCGATGTTTGGCCCCTTTTGTCATGGGCTCGTCGCTTAATTGGTACATGGACAGAGACACAGCGCGGCAGGTCACTGGGATTGGCAGTCAGAAGCCGAACCTTCCCTACCTAAGTACCACCTGCCCTGTAGAGGTGCTGGTGGGAGACCTGTCTAGCATCGTCATTGGGGGACGACAGTGACACTGACCACTTGTATGCATAGGTACTCCTGGCCAGCATTTCCGTCTGACTCTCTCCTTGGAGGGGTGGGGTGGCGATAGTCTTGGCGCATCTCCATAGTCATGACCGCGCAGCAAAGGTTCCCACATTGCTGCTGCTTTCTCTCCCTGTACTCAGTTCGGTCGGCCCCGTCAGAGTTCGTTCGGCCTTCGTGTCTCTCTAAAGGCCCCGCGGAATTAGGCTACACCATTCCCCCCGGTCCGATGCGGTGTTCTTAGACGAGTCTTTCTCATCTCACGACCTCGTCGGTCGTTGTGCCGTTCCGCCTTGTGCTATTTGACTGAGTAATTGTGTAGAACCTGGAGATGCAAGTAACCACCTGGTCTTCGATGGCGCTACCGGCCGTTTGGTGCCTCCGAGTGTCGCGTACAGAGCCGGCCACAAGGCAGCCAATATGGTTACATCGATGCAGCTGTTCGGGCGAATACTGGATGGTTGCCTGCCATCGCCCAGCTCATGTGTACAACGAGCATTTCTCAGGCGCAACCGATGATCGGATTCGCGGGGTCCGGCTTGACATTCAGTCTCCACAGCCATGTTTGCTTGGACATCCACGAAAGGTGATGATCTCGTCACAACTGCCAGCAAGAAAGTCGAAACAGTCTTCAAAGAATTATTGGATATTTTCGGTGTCCGCAAAAGGTGAAGGCGGAAAGGTATTGACCCCAACTCGTCGACCTTGCGTGACGGTGTCCCTATCTCTCTATATGCATGGGCGTCCATGTGATCCTCAACGCCAATTCCAGAACCCACAAATAACAAACTCCCAATCCTCCCGAAACTATCAAGGAAACTGTTTCGGTTCAGTGCAGACGCCCAGTACCGTACGTTGTCGTCAATGACCCAGTAACCGTCAGAGGCATTTACCCCTTTGCACTGCCTGCCGCGCTATCATTCTCACCCCAGATGTCCTTGGTTTCCTGTTCAACAGCTCGCATCGCAACAGCAACATCCTCGAGTttggcgacgacgtcaagaACGCTCTGGTTTACCCGTTGGAAGTACCGATCATTGGCCTCGCGCCGCTTTCGTGCCAGCAGGATGTCCACCTCCGTCTCTTGCTCAAGCTTGGCACCAAGATGTTCTGTGCCTCCGCTGCTGCCTGGGCGGCCATTGTTGCTTCCTGTGCTTCGTGGAACCTCATTGCTGTCTGGCGGCACGCCCGTCTCTCCTAAAACTGCGCTTTTGAGATTACGAACCTCGTCCCCAACTGCTGACGTGTTGGACCGTTGTCCAGTCATCTCAATGGCCTCATCCGCCTCGCTCCGTGCCCATGCCTGCGCAAGAGCAATTTGAGCTGTCCTAAGCTCTTCCAATTTGCGGTCGTGATCCGGGCCAAAGACGTGAGTCCCACCTGACGCAGACagctcgacctcctcgagcgtCGCCTGCATCTCCGCCCATAATGCGTCGGTCCTGTCAGTGCTCCTAGTGCTGCCGGCCGTCTTGATATTCCGTGCAGGACGAGCAACGGACGGCGTGACTACCGAGCCGGTGTGAAGAGATCCGTTACGTTGGAGGTTCAAGGCTGGCTGAGCTAGAGTTGAGGCACCCGGGGCGGACGAGTTCGCCGGCGCTCCTGGCGCGAGAATGCCGGGTAGAGAAGCATGAGAAGCGGCGGGAGACGGATGGAGGAAAAGGGTCGGCGGAGGATCGCGCTGCTTTCCTTTGCTCTTGGCTGATTGAGACATGTCTACATGTTGTTGTGTGTCGTCGTGAACATTCCTGAGTATGGGCTTGGCATCTGAGACAGCGTCTCTCGAAGCAGGCGGCATCTGGTCGGATTGGCTGGAGCCTCAAGGAAGTTGCGGACCTTTTGAGGGGGTACCCCTGGCGGATGCTGGATCAACGGAGACGTGGGGTCGTTCAATGTTCCGTGCGAAGAACGAATTCAAGACTCAAATCCTGTGGTTGGGTAGGAAAGTAGCCCCCGCTAAAGCCTCCTGACCCGGTTTTCTTCCACTCGTTAACGCAGGCAAGatagaaagaaaaaaacacaGACCATATCACGTGATCCAGATTTGCTCGCTCCTCTGTTCGTAGGGTTTTCGTGCCCTTCCAAAAAAATCGGTGGTGGTTTGTCAACCTGGAAGCCTAGCTTGGTCAATCTTTCGCAGCACGAGAGGCTCagtcaccaccaccaagtCAAGTCTCGCGATACCCCCCAACAAACCGGTACGTTACGCCCATTCTCACAGGCAATCGCAGCCCGTCACCGAAGAATTTTGATTTCTCCCCCcaacgacctcgacgacgaaaTCCCACCGACTCGCCCCCTCGAAAAGAGATATCACTTTGGAGCTGTGCAACTGACGATAATTCACATCAGCCAATATGCCTCGTGGACTCAATGCGGCGCGCAAGTTGCGCATGAACCGTAAGGACCAGAAGTGGGCCGACCTCGGATACAAGAAgcgcgccctcggcaccgctTTCAAGTCCTCCCCCTTCGGTGGTTCCTCTCACGCCAAGGGCATCGTCCTCGAGAAGGTCGGTGTTGAGGCAAAGCAGCCCAACTCTGCCATCCGAAAGTGTGTTCGTGTTCAGTTGATCAAGAACGGCAAGAAGGTCACTGCTTTCGGTAcgatacccccccccccccccccgaatACTCTCCCACCACGGCTCGATGGGGACCAAGAAGAGGATGGGATCATTTCCCAATGTGGTACCATGACGGTGAGAAGAGCAAGCCTTGCTAACACTGGACTTTTTCGTAGTCCCCAACGACGGTTGCTTGAACTTTgtcgacgagaacgacgagGTCCTCTTGGCCGGTTTCGGTcgcaagggcaaggccaagggtgATATTCCCGGTGTCCGCTTcaaggtcgtcaaggtcTCTGGTGTCGGTCTGCTCGCTCTgtggaaggagaagaaggagaagcccAGATCCTAAACGGGAGGCTTCGCGAAGCATGGGAAGGCAGTGGAAGAAAATTCGGCACTCGGAGTTTTACGCTTGCATTGGCATC
This genomic interval from Colletotrichum higginsianum IMI 349063 chromosome 9, whole genome shotgun sequence contains the following:
- a CDS encoding Microtubule binding protein, producing the protein MPYSESAQAALVQWANTFPLDKKADSISDFLDGHLLSQVLQDLDPSFDSNTSEGELYDVYKGITRLVYRECPGLIRQTKLADIRPRAREAQPEAISKLLAVLFAIAMLGSNNARYVTRITQDITDKTNLMQLQRVTQEMKVAIDEAEAQDLEEASEPGHESHDADLAMEADNIRLRSDLDKKGKLLADMETRLGHLQESYDDLKEEVVRKGRELEAFHSAQDGAGKEVIRSLELKLREQDELIANQEAQAEDDRITKERLTSEVSALKAKTQKLETLDDEVKELRFKNEELSRKANMVERYKQKLEAQSTLSKEMDNLLYEKEQMQRDLIEYEKVLKRNQALEQTNEQYASKLRDYELQYVELDAQRRALHDDTQQLRARLATLDAQRLSDERLIADLQEQINSGSQAALSPDAGTAGFSLEEELEGAGGSTAPNPALEISRLKAENNLLRSGMGSASENARLRQELEEERKQRERIQKTYNETFEKQQLAEAQVSALIESSGEKLVELVDEAIRRGLNRVLTQDYYYSEVLGNLRVQIDQKTLELERERRRLNEVQAQLADKDRELLSARTDLSAVAKDSVEALEELKSTDQLISGSIREELDAARQQLKNLGTDLEEQRSSLINALLEKDKLRKDLDEAREARQDGTEPAELVQKLQDKIEKLRVRLKERTSQLEKSEQDKYEFQRKLKAAEGGEAAAAQKAASDQIIKNLQRENALIATAWYDLTSRIQSNHVVLQRRSEMPKSWLGKQRQMVNGLGRLMGGNCSYSQEMK
- a CDS encoding Peptidase inhibitor i9, whose protein sequence is MRPSAFLVAALTVVPGVLAVDQMKSVIIWAQSDSISDDIIAKAKQSVIDAGGQITHTYSLIRGFACVTPVKVLESVQAFSEGLVIDEDHTVTGS
- a CDS encoding Ribosomal protein S12, whose product is MPRGLNAARKLRMNRKDQKWADLGYKKRALGTAFKSSPFGGSSHAKGIVLEKVGVEAKQPNSAIRKCVRVQLIKNGKKVTAFVPNDGCLNFVDENDEVLLAGFGRKGKAKGDIPGVRFKVVKVSGVGLLALWKEKKEKPRS